In Odontesthes bonariensis isolate fOdoBon6 chromosome 20, fOdoBon6.hap1, whole genome shotgun sequence, a genomic segment contains:
- the sec22c gene encoding vesicle-trafficking protein SEC22c yields MSLILFAFVVRVRDGLPLSASTDFEHNRELQERKHQLRTISKSLALFPDRGTIKGQQLNIHFVSSEGVSYMSVCHCSLPVAKAFCFLEDLRWEFTACFNNTVVALAARPYPFLEFDGTIQKLKQQYNQSGGPALEVTLAEVQEDLRIHPPQMINLDEAELANGIANGHTDQGPASGQNQRLEPVTAPGILSLVLNIMCASLNVIRGVHLIEYTFQDDYEGIWNVVAFLLAFLSCAFQCHLYLFHSSLKKLKSFALLSVIVLCNLYLLGFRNAWQLIFHISVASISTFLTLTRKLQDRTNDCGV; encoded by the exons ATGTCTCTGATCTTGTTCGCCTTTGTGGTTCGGGTTAGGGATGGACTCCCCCTGTCAGCCTCCACAGACTTTGAACACAACCGAGAGCTCCAGGAGAGGAAGCACCAGCTCAGAACCATCAGCAAGTCACTGGCCCTCTTCCCTGATAGGGGTACCATTAAGGGCCAGCAGCTCAATATACA CTTCGTCTCCTCAGAGGGTGTATCCTACATGAGTGTGTGCCACTGCAGCCTCCCTGTTGCTAAAGCCTTCTGCTTCCTGGAAGATCTGCGCTGGGAGTTCACAGCATGCTTCAATAACACTGTTGTTGCCTTGGCAGCCAGGCCATATCCATTTTTGGAATTTG ATGGCACAATTCAAAAGCTGAAGCAGCAGTACAACCAAAGTGGTGGTCCAGCGCTTGAGGTGACTTTGGCGGAAGTTCAGGAGGATCTGAGGATCCATCCACCACAAATGATTAACTTGGATGAGGCGGAATTAGCCAATGGCATTGCAAATGGGCACACAGATCAAGGTCCTGCATCTG GTCAGAATCAGAGGCTTGAACCAGTGACGGCACCAGGCATCCTCTCTCTCGTCCTTAATATCATGTGTGCCTCTTTGAATGTGATCCGTGGGGTACACCTCATAGAGTACACGTTCCAG GATGATTATGAAGGCATTTGGAATGTTGTGGCATTTCTTCTGGCATTTCTCTCCTGTGCTTTTCAG TGCCACCTCTACCTGTTCCACTCATCTCTGAAGAAGTTGAAGTCCTTCGCTCTATTGAGCGTGATCGTCCTATGCAACCTGTACCTGCTCGGCTTTAGGAACGCATGGCAGCTCATCTTCCACATTTCTGTCGCCTCGATCTCCACCTTCCTCACCCTCACTCGCAAACTCCAAGACCGAACCAATGACTGTGGGGTCTGA